A region of uncultured Fusobacterium sp. DNA encodes the following proteins:
- a CDS encoding PHP domain-containing protein: MKVDLHLHDNKYSTDSHISIEEIVREAKRKGLDGIALTNHENPDVVKEIDELVEKYDFVIFPGVEYLTKDGDIVAFGIDKLPEEQMSAQEFIEYVDKFGGTCTAAHPYRTNNRGLEDKLYTVKGLTAIEGYNGSTSDYHNGLAVKAGKELGIQVIGSSDAHVVEKVGVYATLLPYKVKNVKELIEALKTNRCKPLKYVNNNYEIIE, translated from the coding sequence ATGAAGGTAGATTTACATTTGCATGATAATAAATACTCTACAGATAGCCACATATCTATAGAAGAGATAGTTAGAGAAGCAAAGAGAAAGGGACTTGATGGTATTGCTCTTACAAATCATGAAAATCCAGATGTAGTTAAAGAGATTGATGAATTGGTAGAGAAATATGATTTTGTAATTTTTCCCGGAGTAGAATATTTAACAAAAGATGGAGATATTGTTGCTTTTGGAATAGATAAACTGCCAGAAGAACAGATGAGTGCTCAAGAGTTTATTGAGTATGTAGATAAATTTGGTGGAACTTGTACAGCAGCTCACCCATATAGAACAAATAATAGAGGATTAGAAGATAAATTGTATACAGTTAAGGGGCTTACAGCAATAGAGGGATACAACGGAAGTACAAGTGATTATCATAATGGATTAGCAGTTAAAGCAGGAAAGGAACTTGGAATACAAGTGATTGGTTCAAGTGATGCTCATGTAGTAGAAAAAGTTGGAGTATATGCAACACTTTTACCATACAAAGTTAAAAATGTAAAAGAGTTAATTGAAGCATTGAAAACTAATAGATGTAAACCTTTAAAATATGTAAATAATAACTATGAAATAATAGAGTAA
- a CDS encoding formimidoylglutamase gives MKKLWNGKIDSFEEDDLKLWQVVKDISEAQEKGGVCFVGYDTEDGILRDEGVAGASEGANAIRKGLSELPSIKNLKIYDYGNLEKKNLEEAQEEYSEKIADIYSKGLFPIGLGGGHDIVYGAYKGIRKAFPDKKIGIISFDAHLDIKSYDERMTSETSFKKILDEDENVEYAITGFQRLENSRSLIRNADEKRVLVLEEEYPEEFTISSLKSFVKKMDIVYVTMCMDVFDGSAAPGVSFPTVLGMDAKKGRRILRAIMETKKVVCIDFAEINPRYDIASRTSRLAGYMIYETMEKLVDMYRFTKWFDKIK, from the coding sequence ATGAAAAAACTTTGGAATGGTAAAATAGATAGCTTTGAAGAAGATGATTTAAAATTATGGCAAGTTGTAAAAGATATAAGTGAGGCTCAAGAAAAAGGTGGAGTTTGCTTTGTTGGTTATGATACAGAAGATGGAATTTTAAGAGATGAAGGAGTAGCTGGAGCCTCTGAAGGAGCAAATGCTATTAGAAAAGGATTAAGTGAACTACCAAGTATTAAAAATTTAAAAATATATGATTATGGAAACTTAGAGAAAAAAAATTTAGAAGAAGCACAGGAAGAGTATAGTGAAAAGATAGCAGATATCTACTCTAAAGGACTTTTCCCTATTGGTTTAGGTGGAGGGCATGATATAGTTTATGGTGCTTATAAAGGGATAAGAAAAGCTTTTCCAGATAAAAAAATAGGAATAATTAGTTTTGATGCACATTTGGATATAAAATCCTATGATGAGAGAATGACATCTGAAACATCTTTCAAAAAGATATTAGATGAGGATGAAAATGTTGAATACGCAATAACTGGTTTTCAAAGATTGGAAAATAGTAGATCACTTATAAGAAATGCTGATGAAAAAAGAGTTTTAGTTTTAGAAGAGGAGTATCCAGAGGAATTTACAATCTCATCATTAAAATCTTTTGTAAAGAAGATGGATATAGTTTATGTGACAATGTGCATGGATGTATTTGATGGTTCAGCAGCACCAGGAGTATCGTTCCCAACAGTTTTAGGAATGGATGCTAAAAAAGGAAGAAGAATTTTAAGAGCTATAATGGAAACTAAAAAAGTTGTTTGTATAGATTTTGCAGAGATAAATCCAAGATATGATATAGCAAGTAGAACAAGTAGATTAGCTGGATATATGATATATGAAACTATGGAAAAATTAGTAGATATGTATAGATTTACTAAATGGTTTGACAAAATAAAATAG
- a CDS encoding flavodoxin codes for MKTVIFYGSTTGVTQDIAERVGKLLDADVFSASDIEKICDYDFAILATSTWGMGDLQDEWLDALDKLKTLNITGKKIGLIGVGDQEGFGDTFVDGIGIIYDEIKDKGITLVGKTSTDGYSFSSSRAAEDGEFIGLVIDENNQSNLTDERINAWVAKVK; via the coding sequence ATGAAAACTGTAATTTTTTATGGAAGTACTACTGGAGTTACTCAAGATATAGCTGAAAGAGTTGGAAAACTTTTAGATGCTGATGTTTTTTCAGCTTCTGATATTGAAAAGATATGTGATTATGATTTTGCTATTTTAGCAACTTCTACTTGGGGAATGGGAGATCTTCAAGATGAATGGTTAGATGCACTTGATAAATTAAAAACTCTTAACATTACTGGTAAAAAAATAGGACTTATTGGAGTTGGAGATCAAGAAGGATTTGGAGATACTTTTGTTGATGGTATAGGAATTATCTATGATGAAATAAAAGACAAAGGAATTACATTAGTTGGAAAAACTTCTACTGATGGATACTCTTTCTCTTCTTCAAGAGCTGCTGAAGATGGTGAATTTATAGGATTAGTTATTGATGAAAATAACCAAAGTAATCTTACAGATGAAAGAATAAATGCTTGGGTAGCAAAAGTAAAATAA
- a CDS encoding PaaI family thioesterase has protein sequence MFNKDVTIENLEKMGKGGLSDFLGVEILSIEEGKMTSRLSIKPHHIAPNGFLHAATIIALADTTCGYASFAHLPEGAESLCTIELKSNYLGTVREGGIFCVATAMHLGRNTQVWDAKVSDEKTGKVIALFRCTQMNLFSK, from the coding sequence ATGTTTAATAAAGATGTAACTATTGAAAACTTAGAGAAAATGGGTAAAGGTGGGCTTTCTGATTTTCTTGGAGTAGAAATACTTTCTATTGAAGAAGGAAAAATGACAAGTAGATTGTCTATAAAACCTCATCACATAGCCCCAAATGGTTTTCTTCATGCAGCTACTATAATAGCTCTAGCTGATACAACTTGTGGATATGCCTCTTTTGCTCATCTTCCAGAAGGTGCTGAAAGTCTTTGTACTATTGAACTTAAAAGTAACTATTTAGGAACTGTTAGAGAGGGTGGAATATTCTGTGTTGCTACAGCTATGCATCTAGGTAGAAATACACAAGTTTGGGATGCCAAAGTTTCTGATGAAAAAACTGGAAAAGTTATAGCACTATTCAGATGCACTCAAATGAATCTTTTCTCTAAATAG
- a CDS encoding tRNA-binding protein, with the protein MEKIKYSDFAKLEMRVGKIVEVEKVATANKLYKVQIDIGRENTIQTVTSLVDYYTAEELMGKIVVVLVNLEPAKMRGEVSQCMLLCAETEDASKSILLTPEKEIALGTRIV; encoded by the coding sequence ATGGAAAAAATTAAATATTCAGATTTTGCAAAACTTGAAATGAGAGTAGGAAAAATAGTTGAAGTTGAAAAGGTAGCAACTGCAAATAAATTATATAAAGTTCAAATAGATATAGGGCGTGAAAATACTATTCAAACAGTTACTAGTCTTGTAGATTATTATACTGCTGAAGAATTAATGGGAAAAATTGTAGTTGTTCTTGTTAACCTTGAGCCTGCTAAAATGAGAGGAGAAGTATCACAATGTATGCTACTATGTGCAGAAACTGAAGATGCTAGTAAGAGTATTTTATTAACACCTGAAAAAGAGATTGCATTGGGAACAAGAATAGTTTAA
- a CDS encoding ABC transporter substrate-binding protein gives MKKRALTFLIFLLGLSSLVFAEGSLKVVAAYGGKEKIFQQFTKDTGIKVDFIDMSSGELLSKLEAEQGKPSADVWFGGGLDSFIAAKNKGLLEKYVSPEMEEVPLKYRDKDGYWSGVSLVLVGFMVNNDILEEKGLKAPKTWADLAKPEYRDEVIMANPAISGTNYALVHNLIQALGEEKAWAYFEELGKNIPFLAKRGGEPPLKVTSGEFGVAVIPMSGEFILMEGKYPVTTIYPEDMIPWVPAGMAIFKNAENLDEAKKFIDWALSEKGQIVIRDEDPRAMVRNGVEIPKSIKTVDMNKLVDIDIERLGTEREKVLNEWKSRFGNKAK, from the coding sequence ATGAAAAAGAGAGCATTGACATTTTTAATTTTTTTATTAGGATTAAGTAGCTTAGTTTTTGCAGAGGGAAGTTTAAAAGTTGTAGCTGCTTATGGAGGAAAAGAAAAGATATTTCAACAATTTACAAAGGATACAGGAATAAAAGTTGACTTTATAGATATGTCTTCTGGAGAGCTTTTATCAAAATTAGAAGCTGAACAAGGAAAACCATCAGCAGATGTTTGGTTTGGTGGAGGATTAGATAGTTTTATAGCTGCTAAAAATAAAGGACTTTTAGAAAAATATGTTTCTCCAGAAATGGAAGAAGTTCCTTTAAAATATAGAGATAAAGATGGATATTGGTCTGGAGTATCATTGGTATTAGTAGGATTTATGGTAAATAATGATATTTTAGAAGAAAAAGGATTAAAAGCTCCAAAAACTTGGGCTGATTTAGCAAAACCAGAATATAGAGATGAAGTTATAATGGCAAACCCTGCTATTTCTGGAACAAACTATGCTTTAGTTCACAACTTAATTCAAGCATTAGGAGAGGAAAAAGCATGGGCATACTTTGAAGAATTAGGTAAAAATATTCCATTCTTAGCAAAAAGAGGAGGAGAACCACCTTTAAAAGTTACAAGTGGAGAGTTTGGAGTTGCAGTAATTCCAATGTCAGGTGAATTCATATTAATGGAAGGAAAATATCCAGTAACAACTATTTATCCTGAAGATATGATTCCTTGGGTACCAGCAGGAATGGCTATATTTAAAAATGCTGAAAATCTAGATGAAGCTAAAAAATTTATTGACTGGGCACTATCAGAAAAAGGTCAAATAGTTATAAGAGATGAAGATCCTAGAGCTATGGTAAGAAATGGAGTAGAGATTCCAAAAAGCATAAAAACAGTTGATATGAATAAATTAGTAGATATTGATATTGAAAGACTAGGAACTGAAAGAGAAAAGGTTTTAAATGAGTGGAAATCAAGATTTGGAAATAAAGCAAAATAA
- a CDS encoding ABC transporter ATP-binding protein, translating into MYLRIENLKKIFEENRGIEKIDFSIEKGELISLLGPSGCGKTTLLNIIGGFLKPDNGKIYLEDRDITDIPPEKRDISTVFQSYALFPHMNVLENIKYGLKYKKLTKKEQNELALEYLKIVGLDGYEKKSIQELSGGQQQRVALARALVLYPKILLLDEPFSNLDAKLKISMREELKELQKNLKISMIFVTHDQEEALSISDKVVVMNNGKIEQIGTPEEIYYSPINEYVANFIGKSNFILKDGVKKLIRPENIKIEKNQKGSWKIINKEFMGAYTILKIKNETEELYVNIQGEKGREYILGDLVEISI; encoded by the coding sequence ATGTATTTAAGAATTGAAAATTTAAAAAAGATTTTTGAAGAAAATAGAGGAATAGAAAAGATAGATTTTAGTATAGAAAAAGGGGAATTAATCTCTCTATTAGGTCCCAGTGGCTGTGGAAAAACTACACTTTTAAATATAATAGGTGGATTTTTAAAACCAGATAATGGAAAAATCTATTTAGAAGATAGAGATATAACAGATATTCCACCAGAAAAAAGAGATATTTCAACAGTTTTTCAAAGTTACGCACTTTTTCCTCATATGAATGTTTTAGAAAATATTAAGTATGGTTTGAAATATAAGAAACTTACAAAGAAAGAGCAAAATGAATTAGCTTTAGAATACTTGAAAATAGTTGGTTTAGATGGATATGAAAAAAAATCTATCCAAGAGTTAAGTGGTGGACAACAGCAAAGAGTAGCATTGGCTAGAGCTTTGGTGCTATATCCTAAGATACTTTTATTAGATGAGCCTTTTAGTAATCTTGATGCCAAATTAAAAATCAGCATGAGAGAGGAGCTAAAGGAGCTACAAAAAAACTTAAAAATAAGTATGATATTTGTCACACATGACCAAGAGGAAGCATTGAGCATATCAGATAAAGTAGTGGTTATGAACAATGGAAAAATAGAGCAGATAGGAACTCCTGAAGAGATCTATTATTCGCCTATAAATGAGTATGTAGCTAATTTTATTGGAAAATCTAATTTTATATTAAAAGATGGGGTTAAAAAGTTGATACGTCCAGAAAATATAAAGATAGAAAAAAATCAAAAAGGTAGTTGGAAAATTATAAATAAAGAGTTTATGGGAGCTTATACTATCTTAAAAATAAAAAATGAAACAGAAGAACTATATGTAAATATTCAAGGAGAAAAGGGAAGAGAGTATATATTAGGGGATTTAGTAGAGATATCTATATAG
- the proC gene encoding pyrroline-5-carboxylate reductase, translated as MKKVGFIGCGNMGEAFLKGIINSLMVEINDIRVYDFLKGKEIEKKYGVKALDSEVAIAEECDIIFLAVKPNVYMDVIDEIKESINSTKVLIAMAPGITMEDILEETENTNSKIIRTMPNLPLMVQEGCVAYSFNENIEDEEKVYFKELFEKIGMAVEIKEELFDAVIGASGSSPAFMFMFIEALADAVVLEGLPRAAAYKLIGQTLVGAGKMFLESGKHPGELKDNVCSPGGTTIEGVKTLEENGFRGAIIKAVTDTIKKSKEMTLKKD; from the coding sequence ATGAAAAAAGTAGGATTTATTGGTTGTGGAAACATGGGAGAAGCCTTTTTAAAAGGGATAATAAATTCTCTTATGGTAGAGATCAATGATATAAGAGTCTATGATTTTTTAAAAGGAAAAGAGATAGAGAAAAAGTATGGAGTAAAAGCATTAGATAGTGAAGTTGCTATTGCAGAAGAGTGTGATATCATTTTCTTAGCAGTAAAACCAAATGTGTATATGGATGTTATTGATGAGATAAAAGAGAGTATCAATAGTACAAAAGTTCTTATTGCTATGGCTCCAGGAATAACTATGGAAGATATTTTAGAGGAAACAGAGAATACAAACAGCAAAATAATAAGAACTATGCCAAACCTACCTTTAATGGTTCAAGAGGGATGTGTTGCATATAGCTTTAATGAAAATATTGAAGATGAAGAAAAAGTATATTTTAAAGAGCTATTTGAAAAAATTGGTATGGCAGTAGAGATAAAAGAGGAACTTTTTGATGCTGTAATAGGGGCTTCAGGATCTTCACCAGCATTTATGTTTATGTTTATTGAGGCTCTTGCTGATGCTGTTGTATTAGAGGGACTTCCTAGAGCAGCAGCTTATAAATTAATAGGACAAACTTTAGTAGGAGCAGGAAAGATGTTCCTTGAAAGTGGAAAACATCCTGGAGAGTTAAAAGATAATGTATGCTCACCTGGTGGAACAACTATTGAAGGGGTAAAAACTTTAGAAGAAAATGGATTCAGAGGAGCAATAATAAAAGCTGTTACTGATACTATAAAAAAATCTAAAGAGATGACTCTAAAGAAAGATTAA
- a CDS encoding iron ABC transporter permease encodes MSGNQDLEIKQNNFSYNLILFLVIIGVVLFCFYPIYKIIVTSFFDNNSFTLKFYKGIFNENYLLLKNSMITSSISAGIASIFGGIIAYYMLFSSERVRKFYYYLLMLTMISPPFIFGISYIMLFGRRGLITYRVLGLHTNPYGLKGIVMLQLIGEISFATFMLYEIFKNFDYTLINASRALGASPWESLKRVVFPISVPAFLGTFFILFTKNLSDFGSAIIIGGRESTLATEAYLTVIGEGNMPKAAAMTLLLIFPALLAFLLYKRILLKKFSSFSVGKGMESKNISYSLPFGVKILFKVVAYLFVLIMFIQYSAIFFSGFYNYTSKGIEFTLEYIEKFKLSSTRVFLRTIVYAFISGAISSTIGILISYYNRERNSYFFKGIEFLGGLPYIIPGTFFGLGYILAFNSGIFTLTGTATIVILNCAFRQISIGIKAGDSIFSTLNPNIEKAGRDLGASKMRILLDIIFPLLKPAFLISFVNCFIATMTTIGAIIFLVSPGNNVATIMLFTQVAQGEYGAASITALAITFITFSLNIFVAKVLKK; translated from the coding sequence ATGAGTGGAAATCAAGATTTGGAAATAAAGCAAAATAATTTTAGCTATAATTTAATATTATTTCTAGTTATTATTGGGGTAGTACTTTTTTGTTTCTACCCCATTTATAAAATTATAGTTACTAGTTTTTTTGATAATAATAGTTTTACTTTAAAATTTTATAAGGGAATTTTTAATGAAAATTATTTGCTATTGAAAAATAGCATGATAACATCATCAATATCAGCTGGGATTGCATCTATATTTGGAGGAATAATAGCTTACTATATGCTTTTTTCTAGTGAGAGAGTAAGAAAATTTTATTATTATCTATTGATGTTGACTATGATCTCTCCACCATTTATATTTGGGATCTCTTATATAATGCTTTTTGGGAGAAGAGGGCTTATAACATATAGAGTTTTAGGACTTCATACAAATCCATATGGTTTAAAAGGGATAGTTATGCTTCAACTTATTGGAGAGATCTCCTTTGCAACCTTTATGTTATATGAGATATTTAAAAATTTTGATTATACTTTGATAAATGCCTCAAGAGCTTTAGGAGCTTCACCTTGGGAAAGTTTAAAGAGAGTGGTTTTTCCAATCTCTGTTCCAGCTTTTTTAGGGACTTTTTTTATACTTTTTACAAAAAATTTATCTGATTTTGGAAGTGCTATAATAATAGGAGGAAGAGAAAGTACTTTAGCAACTGAGGCATATTTGACAGTAATTGGTGAAGGAAATATGCCAAAAGCAGCGGCAATGACATTGCTACTTATATTTCCAGCACTTTTAGCTTTTCTATTGTATAAGAGAATACTTTTGAAAAAATTTAGCAGTTTTTCAGTGGGAAAGGGTATGGAGTCTAAAAATATCTCTTATTCTCTTCCATTTGGAGTAAAGATTCTTTTTAAAGTAGTAGCTTATCTATTTGTATTGATAATGTTTATTCAATATTCAGCTATATTTTTTTCAGGGTTTTATAATTATACTTCAAAAGGAATAGAGTTTACCTTAGAGTATATAGAAAAATTTAAGCTTTCATCTACAAGGGTATTTTTAAGAACAATAGTTTATGCTTTTATATCTGGTGCAATATCCTCTACCATAGGAATTTTAATCTCGTATTATAATAGAGAAAGAAACAGTTATTTCTTTAAGGGGATAGAGTTTTTAGGGGGATTGCCTTATATTATTCCTGGAACATTTTTTGGATTAGGATATATTTTAGCTTTTAATAGTGGAATCTTTACTTTAACAGGAACAGCTACAATAGTGATTTTAAACTGTGCTTTTAGACAGATAAGTATTGGAATAAAAGCTGGAGACTCAATATTTTCTACATTGAATCCAAATATAGAAAAAGCAGGTAGAGATTTAGGAGCATCTAAGATGAGAATACTTTTAGATATAATATTTCCACTATTGAAACCAGCATTTTTAATCTCTTTTGTTAATTGTTTTATAGCAACAATGACAACTATAGGGGCTATAATATTCTTGGTGTCTCCAGGGAATAATGTTGCTACAATAATGCTTTTTACACAGGTTGCACAAGGGGAGTATGGAGCAGCCTCAATAACAGCTTTAGCAATAACTTTTATCACTTTTTCTTTAAATATTTTTGTAGCAAAAGTATTAAAAAAATAG
- a CDS encoding dicarboxylate/amino acid:cation symporter: MKQGKNTLAIKMTIALIAGIVAGFIFILLREKVGGNSDTWKFINSLLFQDISAKGAERSLGIFYIIGQLFVNSLQLVIIPMVFTSITLAMCHISDSKKLGRISYKTLSFFLISSLIALVIAGIVGMLVYKSGGFNVKITSGVNMIKGKSGSNPLLVFMSIVPNNIFSAFSNNGGVLATVFLAVSTGLCINVLGDKIKYLKTVFQEINDIVVKFLSFVINKFGPIAIFVLLTRTFASYGIDHLKPAMVYVVATTITLLIFLVFGYSILIAVSTGLSPIPFVRKAAKVALFGFSTSSSAATLPLNKKTTVEELGVSDDIASFVLPLGMTTNMNGTAIMQVIAAVFVAAAAGYEVTMTNVFVIGLLALVASVGTPAAPGAGAVVLFTILSGLGYINDAAILVYSLILAINRPIEMLVTSLNVIGDSATSIYVAKSENMLDIDTYNK, from the coding sequence GTGAAACAAGGGAAAAACACTCTTGCAATAAAGATGACAATAGCTTTAATTGCAGGAATAGTAGCAGGATTTATTTTTATTCTTTTAAGAGAAAAAGTTGGGGGAAATAGTGATACTTGGAAATTTATTAATTCATTACTTTTCCAAGATATTTCAGCTAAGGGAGCAGAAAGATCATTAGGTATTTTCTATATTATAGGACAACTTTTTGTAAACTCATTACAACTAGTAATAATTCCAATGGTATTTACATCTATAACTTTAGCTATGTGTCACATTAGTGATTCAAAAAAATTAGGGCGTATATCATATAAAACTTTAAGCTTCTTTTTAATATCTTCATTAATTGCTTTAGTTATAGCAGGAATTGTGGGAATGCTTGTATATAAATCAGGAGGCTTCAATGTTAAAATAACTAGTGGAGTTAATATGATAAAAGGAAAATCAGGAAGTAACCCATTACTTGTATTTATGAGCATTGTACCTAATAATATTTTCTCAGCATTTTCAAATAATGGGGGAGTATTAGCAACTGTATTTTTAGCTGTTTCAACTGGACTTTGTATCAATGTTTTAGGAGATAAAATAAAATATTTAAAAACTGTATTCCAAGAAATTAATGATATAGTTGTTAAGTTCCTATCTTTTGTTATAAATAAATTTGGACCGATAGCAATATTTGTGCTTTTAACAAGAACATTTGCATCATATGGAATAGATCATTTAAAACCAGCTATGGTGTATGTAGTAGCTACAACTATTACTTTACTTATTTTCTTAGTATTTGGATATTCAATTCTAATAGCAGTTTCAACTGGATTAAGTCCAATTCCTTTTGTTAGAAAAGCAGCTAAAGTTGCATTATTTGGATTCTCAACTTCTTCAAGTGCAGCAACACTACCTTTAAATAAAAAGACAACAGTTGAAGAATTGGGAGTAAGTGATGATATAGCATCATTTGTACTACCTTTAGGAATGACAACAAATATGAATGGAACAGCAATAATGCAAGTTATAGCAGCAGTATTTGTTGCAGCAGCAGCAGGGTATGAAGTTACAATGACAAATGTCTTTGTTATAGGATTATTAGCTTTAGTGGCATCTGTAGGAACTCCAGCAGCACCAGGAGCTGGGGCAGTAGTATTATTTACAATTTTAAGTGGTTTAGGATATATAAATGATGCAGCTATCTTAGTTTATTCACTGATTTTAGCAATAAATAGACCTATTGAAATGCTAGTTACTTCACTAAATGTAATTGGAGATAGTGCAACAAGTATTTATGTTGCAAAGAGTGAAAATATGCTAGATATAGATACTTATAATAAATAA
- a CDS encoding ankyrin repeat domain-containing protein, whose product MRKLICLSMIIIIFTSCSMLKDKKNVVIAPEEVVNAIETDNSFLLNSFFSEDFPVTYSKDRKSLLMIAIENDSHNVLDMILIRGAYLEEEIEDGRTPIFYVRSSEALNKLVIAGADINKLDNKKESVISYFIKNKPFEYSEYLVLAGANLDIENSEGWTSIFDAVVSGNIKLVELMLERGGDFKKEDIYGNIPIFYTNDENMLLKLLEIKDYNLNMRNRKNENIFGEIYLRAVDNGYVNVVKKLFELGVNPYYMSYGDSAISIAKEKNNLEMIELLQSKGLK is encoded by the coding sequence ATGAGAAAGCTAATATGTCTAAGTATGATAATAATTATATTTACAAGTTGTTCAATGCTAAAAGACAAAAAAAATGTGGTTATTGCACCTGAAGAGGTGGTAAATGCAATTGAGACAGATAATAGTTTTTTATTAAATAGTTTTTTTTCAGAGGACTTTCCTGTGACATATAGCAAAGATAGAAAAAGTTTACTTATGATAGCTATTGAAAATGATAGCCATAATGTATTGGATATGATTCTAATAAGAGGGGCATATCTTGAAGAGGAAATAGAAGATGGAAGAACACCTATTTTCTATGTGAGAAGCTCTGAAGCTTTAAATAAACTTGTTATAGCAGGAGCAGATATAAATAAACTAGATAATAAGAAAGAAAGTGTAATTAGCTATTTTATAAAGAATAAACCTTTTGAGTATAGTGAATATTTAGTTTTAGCAGGGGCAAATTTAGATATAGAAAACAGTGAAGGATGGACATCTATTTTTGATGCAGTAGTTTCTGGTAATATTAAACTTGTAGAACTTATGTTAGAAAGAGGTGGAGATTTTAAAAAAGAGGATATTTATGGAAATATTCCTATTTTCTATACTAATGATGAAAATATGCTCTTAAAACTTTTAGAGATAAAAGATTATAATCTAAATATGAGAAATAGAAAAAATGAGAATATATTTGGTGAAATATATTTGAGAGCAGTAGATAATGGATATGTAAATGTAGTTAAAAAACTATTTGAATTGGGAGTAAATCCTTATTATATGTCTTATGGTGATAGTGCTATATCTATTGCTAAAGAAAAAAATAATTTAGAGATGATTGAACTTTTACAAAGTAAAGGTTTAAAATAG
- a CDS encoding MurR/RpiR family transcriptional regulator has product MKKKILGYLDDNYDSFSKSFKKIADYIRYNQSIVSFISINQLAKETDTSPATITRFSKNLGFRGYPDFQKIFQKEVEKETSYMKGLKNSIDEMSGGTNVLQEVIDTNIELLQEIDVLEIEKALDQAVEWIKSSRKLYILGARGSYALAYYLYFMLKEFREGVELMISGASDFTDKLLYSQKDDLLFTISFHPYTNFTCQVTEFFKEHGNKVITVTDKKDSTLGNISDLVLTTKNGEKAYTFVPGIVILNALLLKLGVEDKEEVLDKFEKLKEITDRFNIYIDK; this is encoded by the coding sequence ATGAAGAAGAAAATACTTGGATATTTAGACGACAATTATGATAGCTTTAGTAAAAGTTTTAAAAAAATAGCTGATTATATAAGATATAATCAAAGTATAGTGTCTTTTATCTCAATAAATCAATTGGCAAAGGAAACAGATACAAGTCCAGCAACTATAACTAGATTTTCTAAAAATTTAGGGTTTAGAGGATACCCTGATTTTCAAAAGATATTCCAAAAAGAAGTTGAAAAAGAAACTTCTTATATGAAGGGATTAAAAAATAGTATAGATGAGATGTCTGGAGGAACAAATGTTTTGCAAGAGGTAATAGATACAAATATTGAACTTTTGCAAGAGATTGATGTTCTTGAGATTGAAAAGGCATTGGACCAAGCAGTAGAATGGATAAAGAGTAGTAGAAAGCTATATATCTTAGGAGCAAGAGGATCATATGCATTAGCATATTATCTATATTTCATGCTTAAAGAGTTTAGAGAAGGGGTAGAGCTTATGATTTCTGGAGCATCAGATTTTACAGATAAACTTCTTTACTCTCAAAAAGATGATCTTTTATTTACAATTTCATTCCATCCTTATACAAATTTTACTTGCCAAGTAACAGAGTTTTTTAAGGAACATGGAAATAAGGTTATAACAGTAACAGATAAAAAAGATTCAACTCTTGGAAATATATCTGACTTAGTATTAACAACTAAAAATGGAGAAAAGGCATATACATTTGTACCGGGAATTGTTATTTTAAATGCTCTTTTATTAAAACTAGGAGTAGAAGATAAAGAGGAAGTTCTAGATAAATTTGAAAAACTTAAAGAGATAACTGATAGATTTAATATCTATATAGATAAATAA